The following are encoded together in the Streptomyces sp. NBC_01465 genome:
- a CDS encoding very short patch repair endonuclease produces the protein MSRQTSRDTTAERSVRQLLHASGHRYRIHYPVPDMPRRKIDIAFTRAKVAVLIDGCFWHGCPQHATYPKANARWWREKLDRNIARDRETTDHLRAAGWEVLRFWEHESTETVTERITASVESRRAERLGGKEPDLGAGSHRARRTRRAKPGDVPD, from the coding sequence ATGAGCCGACAGACCAGCCGGGACACGACGGCCGAACGTTCCGTGCGGCAATTGCTCCACGCTTCGGGCCACCGCTACAGGATTCACTATCCGGTGCCGGACATGCCCCGGCGGAAGATCGACATCGCGTTCACTCGAGCCAAGGTGGCCGTGCTCATCGACGGTTGCTTCTGGCACGGATGCCCGCAGCACGCGACATACCCGAAGGCCAATGCTCGCTGGTGGCGGGAGAAGTTGGACCGGAACATCGCACGGGACAGGGAGACCACGGACCACCTTCGGGCAGCAGGGTGGGAAGTGCTGCGATTCTGGGAGCACGAATCGACAGAAACGGTCACCGAGCGCATCACAGCATCCGTGGAAAGTCGACGGGCGGAGCGGCTGGGAGGAAAGGAACCGGATCTCGGGGCCGGGTCCCACAGGGCACGCCGAACTCGGCGGGCAAAGCCCGGTGACGTCCCCGACTGA
- a CDS encoding DNA cytosine methyltransferase, with product MTSTASLQPILDKPFVLDLFAGPGGLDVAAHGFGIPSLGIEWDRSACLTRYAAGLDTLHADVSAVRRDAFESLPPEINVLAGGPPCQTYSVAGKGAGRKALDEVKGYIHRLMDGESDEAIDADLKTLTDPRTAMVLEPLRYAIQATRSPNRGMRPYDVIVLEQVPTVAALWTQYAEALEETGLPDGTKYKAVTDVLATETYGVPQTRSRAVLIARRVGLGDPALPESSHRPYEAKGWNGRPSSPAGDPHQPTLDEAPRTTVEADRGSGDEEKPLWRSMGDALGARVGTHPGRARPFLVRSNYGSSGIPGRRGVRSDRQPAATVTGRISRFVVFEHLNEEIVREGARFSMNEAGMLQSFPPDYPWSGTAQAQQVGNAVPPLFGKHLLSAALGLPAPDIRAAVRPWQPVAEERRAELRIRGCGESDGCTDKCPRPEEQTPPLSS from the coding sequence ATGACCAGCACGGCGTCACTCCAACCCATCCTCGACAAGCCCTTCGTCCTTGATCTTTTCGCGGGCCCCGGAGGACTGGACGTCGCGGCCCATGGGTTCGGGATCCCGAGTCTCGGGATCGAGTGGGACAGAAGCGCATGCCTCACGCGCTACGCGGCCGGGCTGGACACGCTCCACGCGGATGTGAGCGCGGTGCGCAGGGACGCCTTCGAGTCGCTGCCCCCGGAGATCAATGTGCTCGCCGGCGGCCCGCCCTGCCAGACCTATTCGGTCGCGGGGAAAGGCGCTGGACGCAAAGCCTTGGACGAGGTCAAGGGGTACATCCACCGACTCATGGACGGCGAGTCCGACGAGGCGATCGACGCGGATCTGAAAACCCTGACCGACCCGCGCACGGCGATGGTCCTCGAACCGCTCCGGTACGCGATCCAGGCCACCAGGAGCCCCAATCGGGGAATGCGTCCGTACGACGTCATCGTCCTGGAACAGGTCCCCACCGTCGCCGCGCTCTGGACCCAGTACGCCGAGGCGCTGGAGGAGACGGGGCTGCCGGACGGCACCAAGTACAAAGCCGTCACGGATGTCCTCGCCACCGAGACGTACGGAGTGCCCCAGACCCGGTCCCGCGCCGTGCTGATCGCCCGGCGGGTGGGGCTGGGTGATCCCGCCCTCCCCGAATCGAGCCACCGGCCCTACGAAGCGAAGGGATGGAACGGGAGGCCCTCGTCCCCCGCAGGCGACCCGCATCAGCCGACTCTCGACGAAGCCCCCCGGACCACGGTGGAAGCGGACCGAGGATCGGGTGACGAGGAGAAGCCGCTCTGGAGGTCGATGGGGGATGCGCTCGGCGCCCGGGTGGGCACCCACCCCGGACGAGCCAGGCCTTTCCTCGTCCGTTCGAACTACGGCAGCTCCGGGATTCCGGGGCGACGTGGCGTGCGGAGCGACCGGCAGCCCGCCGCCACCGTCACCGGTCGCATCTCGCGGTTCGTCGTATTCGAACACCTGAATGAAGAAATTGTTCGCGAAGGCGCGCGGTTCAGCATGAACGAGGCGGGAATGCTGCAAAGCTTCCCGCCCGACTACCCGTGGTCCGGTACAGCGCAGGCACAGCAGGTGGGGAACGCGGTGCCACCGCTGTTCGGCAAGCACCTGCTGAGCGCCGCGCTCGGCCTTCCGGCGCCGGACATTCGCGCGGCGGTACGGCCTTGGCAGCCCGTGGCGGAAGAGCGACGGGCCGAGCTGCGAATCCGCGGCTGCGGGGAATCGGACGGCTGCACCGACAAGTGCCCACGTCCTGAGGAACAGACCCCGCCGCTGTCGTCCTGA